In the genome of Mytilus edulis chromosome 3, xbMytEdul2.2, whole genome shotgun sequence, one region contains:
- the LOC139517485 gene encoding serine-rich adhesin for platelets-like isoform X17, whose translation MKAKRGKYRLSPNEEAQLVKDETERRRKQRIIQVREQSKQNAEKIRQAVKLERDRQVTKLAVELQNQLEQEKDEKVRKLEVQYENSLKSIGQGHKEAGEQYDRTEERELLQQEDNRRADARGSAAMDKLKRERMFRQFEETKQIKARQAALDEERKRAAMIASLPPPDPDPLLDINIPTKKPVKMTDVDNFTTTHYHILEQYSIDKANPITQGDARAAAEEEERRIRERSQELVRLSNDRMARARVRHNNALEKEILSHDYDKMMMDLSDLQRADRERRLHVVANIPKQVFEPPHKRVEDREDHQRNLETAFEDMYMAQTDYVGDLSLALDPHPPPETPSATESLEVSMMTEGTPVQEPTLPRIPPVLKDMTNIPRTQGEKSPVKKPEKVLKKLMDKIKSQRDEWISKSNVDLDIPDDTTIKVQEPGRNEFTTSRHVPGTQTDEVPTKLSAPEGTADISVDSVLEQQKELENQKRVLEEKLKALEGEHAAYKQTAQSRLSHNEGYPPIHTQLMNGHAVPREQMSSGYSWSVPQSMHQPPLSTGSITAKPYLTTAGASQPQIQKQYMPVPQVQQQYMPVQHTDRIGMTVSEQPYPLPVTLLPREPVVASLPKQYIPLSHRQQGDMPQLSTVNVSSRMQPPTYTSALSQIQTQHEAGSYGVRQPAVQSQQQYVPPSVAPVSVFSRESVHHHPSLSMSSLSGSSGDYYPQTFPTPSLPIPSTVGLIPVTSYAAQQDQTKKIKDYQQYLLQRHEQSKKVLADTRAEIEKRRQELLHRFPQLAGQSPETNKGDEQLPVVDSRANIPPPPPSEVIQTNTQTTELSPSKTAISSLVTQLASDPYYAQRLGLEKEKNSKAEVSQTNNKYRDVRKSLPFDESLQESPYTQVHDSGGKFRQTEFDSTMESDDRRDLDDTVMSSSTDRGSPKLPMNGRRSAQSTESDMDTSGQSTGKDQNEIYDNRQQELKKQLEEIQKQKEAILQRHDMAHLRLHAEQERLKYQMAEEEKRLTPDITSEDSTTEVDTDEERRGEILTTKHLRGPPQKQKLNLLGEHRPHELSTIQEVDTPRSAQRSLESGKPSLSSSGSSLSRRSLDSYQMSTGTIPEEKEPQEQFVTPTYRRTAGETGYQTQQIEQILERAREFDPSVVERLKQQTNDIFANIATPPQKGGTPGSNLSLSMGSLTPDSLSTGPISDSNVSTQYNSPSDAPAFKIVNQKGKDNSRSDSSYRSGMSWADELSSYSGQYHSMKMDDSSKTSADSRLEPSSRVLNSSSQEKLNLQAMDDKRPSKSQADRKYDVFHMKLEHPSIEKPGSQFIFKHADESISSDSTSRLNIQELSEITPLERSNKQGELSQYPLLDKSGQMEQSSSDDRSRGYTSSSAVNESSARESPLGGAEDNVEDSKLLRTGESLASTATSASSYMDLDAVSGINRPFDFIGQFKLTGRDQSVPNSSDDLIDLDSSKYTEKGGFTSTPYTTDDKISSQLLSEPSQYDLTPGDIQVRSGAIPQQSFGLSSNQTPAFVSRRGDFGSDFSDQGSGEKKVGATLSQYSLKSETPGVTLIGKELSQYTIGSENVSPLSQYSIETTENISPDPAIKSLSQYSLEPSASHDIKDDSSLSQHSLDPSRQISGFGLSKGDKSMTQYSYSTDLTAETTQSSGRDHVDGHLSQYSLQTNEKSLTHGQLSDSDLMHTSKMPSTDNLSLSQHALDSTNDDNDSIVEKKFANLDNLIRESRDLIAKHKKLITKNKDWEEQSTESTPERKNENQNSNNNNLIEMMGLRLEPQVISTKLDTSESSFNVTDDVSPMMITASSADMTQDHFKTADSLSMDNSVGHKYGDSALSRLSQLDTTAGISDEPDLTLVTESSEVSINQEGQLTHRSECSNNDDSVWSFEQHEQSARSSPDITENDFPDLGEEEDHSGLAGQTLQESFDRRQQSMSSVKRDAGEDVVFRAVPVVVSPTLSFSMKLNSDIKPKAPLTWASELKGEQELPVLAAGAKPSFKLADPKHVTKKDSDNKKFEKPVTAVSKSKSAGNLNRALQPRSAGSIPSISTSSSDEKSLGHSKSAGIISLGDFLKRQLSNEDDNTAKSESFSQKNNSALVTTKNKPGPSINTKPASVSKPSPSFYGKAKESSKGSSYSIGKKAETGTSSSGKPGIYGKSQGGKPAGNSHMSKTLSSWKKSRAVKSSGPPPPPKQSSHFPNGVTEFPKPSSRSEEDEAYERRMRLQNRLGIEEPEETPSEEKKKSPKSRETTEEKQKRAAASRDKVKEFQKKLQENMRKKQLQKKQSS comes from the exons ATGAAGGCTAAAAGAGGAAAGTATAGATTGAGTCCAAATGAAGAGGCACAGCTAGTTAAAGATGAAACAGAGCGAAGACGTAAACAGAGAATTATACAA gTAAGAGAACAGTCCAAGCAAAATGCTGAAAAGATTAGACAAGCAGTAAAACTAGAAAGAGACAGACAAGTTACTAAATTGGCAGTAGAATTACAG AATCAGTTGGAACAAGAGAAAGATGAAAAAGTTAGGAAGTTGGAGGTTCAGtatgaaaattcattgaaaagcaTAGGTCAAGGTCATAAAGAGGCAGGTGAACAA TATGACAGAACTGAAGAAAGGGAGCTTCTGCAGCAAGAAGATAACAGAAGAGCAGATGCAAGGGGATCAGCAGCCATGGACAAACTCAAACGGGAAAGAATGTTTCGCCAGTTTGAAgagacaaaacaaataaaagctAG ACAAGCTGCTTTAGATGAAGAGAGAAAAAGAGCTGCTATGATTGCTTCATTGCCACCACCAGATCCTGATCCACTTCTAGATATCAACATACCAACAA AAAAACCAGTAAAGATGACTGATGTAGATAATTTTACCACAACACATTACCATATTTTAGAACAATATTCTATTGATAAGGCTAATCCTATTACACAG ggAGATGCTCGAGCAGCAGCTGAGGAAGAAGAGAGAAGAATTAGGGAGAGATCTCAGGAGTTAGTCAGACTGAGTAATGATAGAATGGCCAGGGCAAGAGTCAGACATAATAATGCTCTGGAAAAAGAAATACTTAGTCAT gACTATGATAAGATGATGATGGATCTTAGTGATTTACAGAGAGCAGACAGAGAAAGGAGATTACACGTTGTTGCAAACATTCCA AAACAAGTTTTTGAGCCACCTCACAAAAGGGTAGAAGACAGAGAAGACCACCAgagaaatttagaaacagcatttGAAGACATGTACATGGCTCAAACAG aTTACGTAGGTGATTTAAGTCTAGCATTAGACCCACACCCACCTCCAGAGACGCCTTCTGCCACAGAATCATTAGAGGTATCCATGATGACTGAAGGAACACCTGTCCAGGAACCTACATTACCCAGAATTCCACCTGTTCTTAAAGATATGACTAATATACCAAGAACACAGGGAGAAAAGTCACCAGTAAAGAAACCAG AAAAAGTGTTAAAGAAGTTAATGGATAAAATAAAATCCCAAAGAGATGAATGGATATCTAAATCTAATGTTGATCTGGATATTCCTGATGATACCACAATTAAG GTACAAGAACCTGGTAGGAATGAGTTTACAACATCTAGACATGTTCCTGGTACTCAGACAGATGAGGTTCCTACCAAGCTTAGTGCTCCTGAAGGTACAGCTGACATATCTGTTGACTCAGTATTAGAACAACAGAAAGAGTTAGA aaacCAAAAACGAGTGTTAGAGGAAAAATTGAAAGCTCTAGAAGGGGAGCATGCTGCATACAAACAAACAGCCCAATCTAGATTATCTCATAATGAAGGGTATCCTCCCATACATACCCAGCTTATGAATGGACATGCTGTACCTAGAGAACAGATGTCCTCTGGATATTCTTGGTCTGTACCACAAAGTATGCATCAACCTCCATTGTCAACTGGTTCCATCACAGCAAAACCATATTTGACAACAGCTGGTGCATCCCAGCCACAAATCCAAAAACAGTACATGCCAGTGCCACAAGTTCAACAACAGTACATGCCAGTGCAGCATACTGACAGAATCGGTATGACAGTATCAGAACAACCATATCCCTTACCAGTTACTCTGTTGCCAAGGGAACCAGTTGTAGCATCATTACCAAAGCAGTACATTCCTTTATCTCATCGACAACAGGGGGACATGCCCCAACTGTCAACAGTAAATGTGAGTAGTAGGATGCAGCCTCCAACCTACACCTCAGCACTCTCACAGATCCAGACCCAGCATGAAGCTGGAAGTTATGGAGTGAGACAGCCAGCAGTCCAATCACAGCAACAATATGTTCCTCCCAGTGTAGCACCAGTTTCTGTGTTTAGTCGTGAGTCTGTTCATCATCATCCTTCATTGTCAATGAGTTCATTATCTGGGTCATCTGGAGATTATTATCCACAGACTTTTCCTACTCCATCTCTTCCCATTCCATCCACGGTTGGTCTGATACCAGTAACATCCTATGCTGCTCAACAAGACCAAACTAAAAAGATTAAAGATTATCAACAATATTTACTACAACGTCATGAACAAAGTAAAAAGGTGCTGGCTGATACTAGAgctgaaattgaaaaaagacgACAGGAGTTACTTCATAGGTTTCCACAATTAGCTGGTCAATCTCCTGAAACCAACAAAGGAGATGAACAACTCCCAGTAGTAGATAGTCGAGCAAATATTCCTCCACCTCCCCCTTCTGAGGTAATCCAGACAAATACACAAACAACAGAACTATCACCAAGTAAGACAGCTATATCATCACTCGTGACACAACTGGCTTCAGATCCATACTATGCACAAAGATTGGGACTTGAGAAAGAGAAAAACAGTAAAGCAGAAGTTAGTCAGACTAATAATAAATATAGAGATGTAAGAAAGTCTCTTCCTTTTGATGAATCTCTTCAGGAATCACCTTACACTCAAGTTCATGATTCAGGGGGTAAATTTAGACAGACAGAATTCGACTCTACAATGGAATCAGATGATAGAAGAGATTTAGATGATACAGTAATGTCATCATCTACAGACAGAGGGAGCCCTAAATTACCAATGAACGGAAGACGATCAGCCCAGTCAACCGAATCAGATATGGATACATCAGGTCAGAGTACAGGAAAAgatcaaaatgaaatatatgataaCAGACAACAGGAATTAAAGAAACAATTAGAAGAAATACAGAAACAGAAAGAGGCCATATTACAGAGGCATGATATGGCACATCTTAGACTTCATGCTGAACAGGAGAGACTTAAATACCAGATGGCAGAGGAGGAGAAAAGATTGACTCCTGATATCACTTCAGAAG atTCAACAACAGAGGTAGACACTGATGAGGAAAGGAGAGGAGAAATATTGACAACTAAGCACCTGAGAGGTCCACCACagaaacaaaagttaaatcttCTTGGTGAACATAGACCCCATGAGCTTAGTACCATACAG GAGGTAGATACTCCCAGGAGTGCACAGAGATCTTTAGAATCTGGGAAGCCAAGCCTTTCATCCAGTGGCAGTTCATTGTCCAGAAGATCACTGGATTCCTACCAGATGTCTACAGGAACCATCCCAGAGGAGAAGGAACCACAGGAACAGTTTGTCACACCCACTTATCGTAGGACGGCAGGAGAGACTGGCTACCAAACTCAGCAAATCGAACAGATACTGGAAAGAGCTAGAGAGTTTGACCCTAGTGTTGTAGAACGACTGAAGCAACAAACCAATGATATTTTTGCCAATATTGCTACACCCCCACAGAAAGGAGGCACCCCAGGGAGTAACTTGTCATTATCCATGGGATCACTAACTCCTGATTCTTTATCAACAG GTCCCATCAGTGACAGTAATGTATCTACGCAGTATAACTCTCCTTCAGATGCCCCAGCTTTTAAGATTGTCAATCAAAAAGGAAAAGACAATAGCCGTAGTGACAGCTCATACCGTAGCGGAATGTCATGGGCTGATGAATTATCAAGCTACAGTGGACAATATCATTCCATGAAGATGGATGACAGTAGTAAAACATCAGCAGATTCTAGACTGGAACCAAGTTCTAGGGTGCTTAATTCTTCTAGTCAGGAAAAACTAAACCTTCAAGCAATGGATGATAAAAGACCAAGTAAAAGTCAAGCTGACAGGAAATATGATGTATTTCATATGAAACTAGAACATCCAAGTATAGAAAAACCAGGCAGCCAATTCATCTTTAAGCATGCGGATGAAAGTATTTCTTCTGATTCTACCAGTAGGTTAAATATACAAGAACTGTCAGAAATAACTCCTTTAGAGAGATCAAATAAACAAGGTGAACTTTCTCAGTATCCATTACTTGACAAATCTGGACAGATGGAACAGTCATCTAGTGATGATCGTTCTAGGGGATATACTTCTAGTTCTGCAGTTAATGAATCATCTGCTAGAGAATCACCATTGGGAGGTGCTGAAGACAATGTGGAAGACAGCAAACTTCTGAGAACTGGCGAAAGCTTAGCATCAACTGCTACATCTGCTAGTAGCTACATGGATCTAGATGCTGTGAGTGGAATAAATAGACCTTTTGATTTCATTGGTCAGTTTAAATTAACTGGAAGAGATCAGTCTGTGCCTAACTCAAGTGATGATTTAATAGATCTGGATTCGAGCAAATATACAGAAAAAGGTGGTTTTACCAGCACACCATACACAACAGATGATAAGATCTCATCACAGCTATTGTCAGAACCATCTCAGTATGATTTGACTCCAGGGGACATCCAAGTAAGAAGTGGAGCTATTCCTCAACAATCTTTTGGCTTAAGTTCAAACCAAACTCCTGCATTTGTTTCAAGAAGGGGTGATTTTGGATCTGATTTCTCTGACCAGGGGTCTGGTGAAAAGAAAGTTGGTGCAACGTTAAGTCAGTATAGTTTAAAATCTGAAACACCAGGAGTTACTCTGATTGGTAAAGAACTAAGTCAGTACACCATTGGGTCAGAAAATGTGTCACCACTTAGTCAATATAGTATTGAAACCACAGAAAATATTTCCCCTGACCCAGCAATTAAATCTTTATCCCAGTATAGTTTGGAACCTTCTGCTAGCCATGACATCAAAGATGATTCCTCACTGAGTCAACATAGTCTTGATCCGTCAAGGCAAATATCTGGCTTCGGTTTatcaaagggagacaaatccaTGACACAATACAGCTATAGCACTGATTTAACTGCAGAGACAACTCAGTCTTCAGGGCGGGATCATGTTGATGGACATTTAAGTCAATATTCGCTCCAAACAAATGAAAAGTCTTTAACCCATGGACAGCTAAGTGACTCAGATTTAATGCATACTTCAAAAATGCCTTCTACAGATAATTTGTCTCTTAGTCAGCATGCTTTAGATTCTACAAATGATGACAATGACAGCATTGTAGagaaaaaatttgcaaatttagacaatttaataCGGGAATCACGAGATCTCATTGCAAAACATAAGAAGTTAATTACAAAAAACAAAGATTGGGAAGAACAATCAACAGAATCTACACCTGAGAGGAAAAATGAGAATCAGAATAGTAACAATAACAATTTGATTGAAATGATGGGCCTAAGATTAGAGCCGCAAGTGATATCAACAAAGCTAGATACATCAGAGTCCAGTTTTAATGTGACAGATGATGTCAGTCCAATGATGATCACAGCTTCTAGTGCTGATATGACACAGGACCACTTCAAGACAGCTGATTCTCTCTCTATGGATAATAGTGTAGGACACAAGTATGGAGATTCAGCTCTTTCACGGTTGTCACAG CTTGACACTACAGCAGGTATTTCTGATGAACCAGACTTGACATTGGTAACGGAAAGTTCTGAAGTCAGCATAAATCAAGAAGGACAACTCACTCATCGATCAGAGTGTAGCAATAATGATGATTCAGTATGGTCATTTGAACAACATGAGCAAAGCGCCAGAAGTTCTCCAGACATAACAGAGAATGATTTTCCTGATTTAG GGGAAGAAGAGGACCACTCAGGCCTAGCTGGTCAGACATTACAAGAATCATTTGATAGAAGACAGCAGTCAATGTCTTCAGTGAAACGAGATGCAGGAGAAGATGTTGTGTTTAGAGCTGTTCCTGTTGTAGTCAGTCCAACGTTATCATTCTCTATGAAGTTAAATTCTGATATAAAACCAAAGGCACCTTTAACATGGGCATCAGAATTAAAAGGGGAACAAGAATTACCTGTTTTGGCAGCTGGTGCAAAGCCTAGTTTTAAGCTTGCTGATCCAAAGCATGTAACTAAGAAAGATTCAGATAATAAGAAATTTGAGAAACCAGTAACAGCAGTATCAAAGTCAAAGTCAGCAGGAAATTTGAATCGAGCTCTTCAGCCTAGAAGTGCTGGATCCATCCCATCAATTTCAACATCTAGTAGTGATGAGAAATCCCTAGGACATTCTAAATCTGCTGGTATTATTAGTCTTGGAGATTTCTTAAAAAGGCAACTTTCAAATGAAGATGACAATACAGCAAAATCTGAATCATTTTCTCAAAAAAATAACTCTGCTTTGGTAACAACAAAGAATAAACCAGGACCTAGCATCAATACTAAACCAGCTTCTGTGAGTAAACCTTCTCCGTCTTTCTATGGAAAGGCAAAGGAGTCATCAAAAGGGTCATCTTATAGCATAGGAAAGAAGGCAGAAACAGGAACAAGTTCAAGTGGGAAACCAGGAATATATGGGAAATCTCAGGGAGGGAAACCAGCAGGAAATTCTCATATGTCCAAAACATTGTCTTCATGGAAGAAAAGCAGAGCAGTTAAATCATCAG GGCCTCCTCCACCACCCAAACAATCTTCTCATTTTCCCAATGGAGTTACAGAATTCCCTAAACCAAGTTCTAGAAGTGAAGAAGATGAGGCTTATGAACGTCGTATGAG ATTACAAAATAGACTGGGTATAGAGGAACCTGAGGAAACACCAAGTGAGGagaaaaaaaagagtccaaagagtCGAGAGACTACAGAGGAGAAACAAAAAAGGGCTGCAGCCAGTAGAGATAAAGTCAAAGAATTCCAAAAG